The DNA region AGTTGCCAAACTGGTGGTTGACACTTCGCTTGTTCAGCCATTTGTAAATAAACCGCCTCACACAAACCTTCTTCATGGCCAAGTGCGAGATTTTTAGAGGTAAACTTCACCAGCCAAGCCTCATCTCCAAGCTGAGCGAAGGTTCGACAATGCTGAGTTTCCCCAGCAGGCATATAAATTTGTGCCTTAGGTCTGGCCCCACCCGAACTACCTCCGGCGACTAATGCGGCCAACACCTGTTGAGTATGCCCATCTAACTCATCGTGGTTGTCGTCCATATAATCTGACATTGAAGCATCGAACAGCGTTTGTGCTTCTAAGCCCAAGGTTGCTAAATCAATGTCCGCGTATGTCGTGGCTGAAAACTCAGACACCGGAGAAAAAGACAGCGCTCCCATGCCTTTATCACCGACAAAGGCCAGTCTATCCATCGCCGTTAATTGATTAGGTAGGATGCCCTTTTGCCGGAAAATACGATCTTGTAACAACATGCCCCAGCCATCGGGCAAACAATCTCCAAATACGCCATGTACACCTTGGTGCGGCGCTTTAGGTGCGGCTTGAACTAGCGTATTCGCTTGCAAGGTAAACGGTGATAAATTGCCAAACTGCTGCAAATAGTCGTCAGTATACTGAAAAAAAACGCCTTGCCGATTCTGCGCCAAGACTCCAACAGATATCTGCTTACCTGAGCTTAGCGTACGAGTAACATTAAGCTTCTGAATCGGTTTAAAACTCATCTTTTAGCACCTCATCAATACTCGTGGGTATAGCAGCGCGTTCTTTGCTAAGTTGCGTGAGCTGATAAAGCCTATCTAGCGAATCAAGTGTCTGCCATAGCAACAGCAATTGACGAAATGAAATTTGCCCGGTCAGCTCAAATTTCTTAATGGTGGCCGCAGGTACACAGCTTCGCTCAGCCAATGCAGCGCGCGACAGCTTTGCCTGCTTGCGTAACTCACGTAAATAAGCCGCATAAGCTTGGCTTACATCGGTATCATCAAGTAAGGTAAAATTCATCCGCAAAGACCAAATGGATACAGTTATATCCATTATAGCGAAATAAAACAGAACTTGGATACTATAATATCCATCAGTGCGTAGAGTGTTGAAAAAATTACTCGATAAAGCCCTTCAAAACTGCTACTTTTAAGTACTAACAGCAGCAAAAAAACGGCACTTTTTTTCCATTGCTAACCACTAAGATTTCGTAAAAGCCATAGGCAAGTGGTGGGCAGTTTGGTGGGCAAACAGGCATTTTTGAACGGTTTCTTTTCGATAAATCATTGATTTTGTTAGGGTCTAACCCGCTACTCAATGAGCAGATCCAGAATATTGAGTAAGCATGAATCGACAATGGCTATCGCGTAATTTGAAGTTTCATGATCTTGTATCGAAATAGCAGAACAAAAGGCTTAAATTCGTAGCAAATACTGCTATGATTTTGGCTAGCAGTAACCATTCTGACAGGTGAGCATGACTAATTCAGGTACCCTCTATATTGTTTCTGCACCCAGTGGTGCAGGCAAAACCAGTTTGTTAAAGGCGATGATTACCGATACCGATGGCGTGCGCATTTCGGTATCGCACACGACTCGTCAGCAACGAGCGGGCGAAGTAGACGGACAAGATTATCATTTCGTTGCGGTCGCTGAGTTTCAGCAGATGATCAGCGACGGAGCCTTCCTCGAGTACGCCCAAGTGTTCGACAACTACTATGGCACCTCGCGGCAGTCGGTGCAGCAGCAGCTTGATGAAGGCATTGATGTTATTCTCGAAATTGACTGGCAGGGTGCTCGGCAAATCCGTCAGTTGATGCCCAAAGCCCGCAGTATCTTTATTTTACCACCGTCTCGTGAAGCGCTTGCTGAGCGACTGCAGGGGCGTGGGCAAGATGATCAATCGGTGATAGAGCGTCGCATGGCCGCCGCGAAAGAAGAAATGTCACACTTTAACGAGTACGATTATTTGCTCATTAACGATGATTTTGATGTGGCGAAACAAGAGTTGGCTGCAATTTTTATCGCCGAACGGCAAATGATGGCCAGTCAAACGCAACGGCATGAGCAATTAATCAACAATCTTTTGGCGTAGGGCTGGTTTCTGGGTTATTATAGACGGCTATTTTGCGCTGCTGTGGTGAAGCCAGGTCAGCGGCGGCTAAGTCAATTTTTAAGTAAGTGGAGAGAAGCGAATGGCACGAGTGACCGTTCAAGATGCAGTCGATAAGATTGGTAACCGATTTGATCTCGTATTGGTGTCGTCTAAGCGCGCCCGTCAATTAGCCACACAGGGCAAAGACCCGATGGTTGATTGGGATAACGACAAGCCTACCGTCGTTGCACTACGTGAAATCGAAGAAGGATTAGTAAACCGCGGCAACGTCGATCGCCTCGGTCAAGTCGTTGAAGACGATATGGGTTACGCTGAATAATATTTGTTCAGTCTTTTTTAGTAAGCTACCGCCTTTCACAGCTGTGAGGCGGTAGCTTTCTTTTATGTGTTCTATTATTCTCAATAGAAGGCATTTTCAAAGGTTTTGCAACGTTAAAACCGAATATTCCTAAGGCATTAAGTCTTGCCGGCTTAATAATAGTTGAGTCAATGTGCGTCATTACTGACGAGTATTCATTTCGAATGGCGGAGAAGTTAGATTGTATTTGTTCGCAGGTTTAAAAGAACAGCTGGAAACCTACCTCGATAGCGAGCCAGTCGCGCAGGTGCAAGAAGCCTATATTCTTGCTCGCGACGCTCACCAGGGGCAATTGCGCTCATCTGGCGATCCTTACATTACTCATCCGGTTGCTGTGGCACGAATCTTGGCCGAATATCACTTTGATCCGCAAACCATAATGGCTGCTTTGCTGCACGACGTTATCGAAGATTGCGACGTCTCGAAGGAACAGTTAGCGGAGCAGTTTGGCAATCAAGTAGCCGACTTAGTTGAAGGGGTGAGTAAGCTAACACAAATCAAATTTCGCACTCGTGCCGAAGCGCAAGCGGAAAACTTCCGCAAAATGATGATGGCGATGGTGCAAGATATTCGAGTGATTTTGATCAAACTTGCTGACCGACTCCACAATATGCGCACCCTCGGCTCACTTCGTCCAGACAAACGACGTCGCATAGCCAATGAGACCCTCGAGATCTATGCGCCTATTGCATTGCGATTGGGTATGTACGGTATTCGTGGCGAGCTTGAAGATCTGGGTTTTGCGGCTCGTTACCCGGCGCGTTATCGCGTGTTAAAAGAGTCGGTCAAGAAAGCTCGGGGTAACCGCAAAGAAATCGTTAATACTATAATTGAAACGATACAAGAACGACTCGAGGCCGATGTTTTACACGCCCGCGTACTGGGTCGAGAGAAAGACCTGTTCAGTATTTATCGTAAGATGAAAGAGAAGCGCAGTTCGTTCAATGAAGTCATGGATGTTTACGCGTTTCGAGTGATTTGTGATTCAGAAGATACGTGCTATCGAATTTTAGGCTTCTTGCACAGTTTATACATTCCAGTGCCTGGGCGCTTTAAAGATTACATTGCCATTCCTAAAGCGAATGGCTATCAAAGTTTGCACACAACCTTGAAGGGCCCACACGGGCTGCATATTGAAGTGCAAATTCGCACCGAGTCGATGGAGCAAATGGCCGAAAACGGCGTTGCCGCGCATTGGTTATATAAGTCAAATAACGACTCAAATCCAGCGGAATTAAAAGCTCGCGAATGGATGAAAAGTTTAATGGAGTTACAGAGCCGAGCAGGCGACTCCATGGAGTTTATTGAAAACGTTAAAATTGACTTATTCCCAGATGAAGTCTTTGTCTTCACTCCCAACGGTTCCATTATTGTATTGCCGCATGGCGCCACGCCCATCGACTTTGCCTATGCGATTCATACCGATGTCGGTAATAGTTGTATCGCGTGTAAGATCGATCGGCAAATCATGCCGCTAAGTACTCCGCTAATCAATGGCAGCACCGTTGAAATTATTACCGCCCCCGGAGCGAAACCAAACCCGAGTTGGTTAAGTTTTGTGATTACCGGAAAAGCGCGCGCGAACATTCGTCACTTCTTAAAACATCTTCGTCAAGACGAAGCGATTGAACTGGGTGAGCGACTGCTTGAGCGGGCATTAGGTGAACATACGCTTAAAGATTTTAGTGATGACACTAAACAAAAACTTGCGACCAATATTCGACATAAATCGTTCGATGATGTACTCGCAGAAATTGGCTTAGGCCGATTGGCAAGCATTGTGATTGCGCATCGATTAATGCCAAAACAAGATACTGAGTCAGAACAAGATTCGAATGATCAAAAGCCGTTAGCGATTCGTGGAACCGAAGGCTTATTGGTGAGCTACGCTAAGTGTTGTCATCCCATTCCTTACGAACCTATCGTTGCTTTTGTTTCAGCAGGACGCGGTATTATTATTCATCGCGCTGATTGTAAGAATGTGGCCAAACATCAGTCCGATGATCACAAATACATGCCCGTACAATGGGAAGAGAACATTGCCGGCGAGTTTACCGTTGAACTGAAAATTGTGGTGTTTAACGAGCGTGGAGTGTTGGCACGCGTGACCAGTGTGATTGCTGATGCAGAAGCCAATATAGTAAATATTGATATTGATCCACAAGATGGCGTGACTAATATTTTGAACTTTACCATGACCGTACGCGATCGTTTGCATCTGGCGAATATCATACGAAAAGTTCGACGACATAAATTTGTTAATAAAATAATGCGCAGTAAGTAACTGCACTCATTTGAAATTAGAGTAAGACGAATTCTAGAAAAGGAATGATGATGACTAAAGAGATTATTTCAACTGATCAAGCACCTGCGGCAATCGGCACCTATTCTCAAGCGACCAAAGTTGGAAATACGGTGTATTTTTCAGGTCAAATTCCTTTGGACCCAGTGACCATGGAACTGAAAAACGCAAGCATTGAAGAGCAGATTCATCAGGTGTTTAAAAACCTTGCTGCTGTTGCAGAAGCGGGTGGCGGAAGTTTGAATGACATTGTTAAGCTCAATATATTTCTAACCGACTTGTCTTGCTTTGCAACCGTTAACAGCATTATGGCTGAGTACTTTGCTGAGCCTTATCCAGCACGTGCAGCGCTTGGAGTAAAAGAGTTACCAAAGGGCGCGAATGTTGAAATGGATGGCATAATGGTCGTTGGTTAAGTTTTTACGTTTTTTGCTGTAAAGTGCACTGGGTGAATTGATTATAAATAGAATCTTAAGGGTCTTAATTTTAGGCTTTTCAAGAACCTAAGTTTTCTTAACATTTTAATCTAGTCTAAAGCACTCTAAAGCATTCACAAGTCTTAGTCAGTTGGAAAGACCCATGAAAGAAAATCGTTTGGCACGAATTACGCAATTGCTTAATGATCGACAACCCGATCTAACCGTGTTGATGGATCAAGTGCATAAGCCGCATAATTTGGCCGCGGTGGTGCGCACCGCTGATGCGGTGGGCATTGGAGAAGTTCATGCGGTGAAAGCCGAAGGTCGACTGAATCGATGCAGTGGCACAGCGATGGGCAGTGATCGTTGGGTTAAAACGCACAGATACAATACCTTCAGTGATGCTATTGATGCAGTGAAAGGCCAGTCGATGCAAGTTTTAGCGGCTCATTTTTCAGATCGGGCGGTTGATTTTCGCAGTATTGATTACACCAAGCCGACTTGTATTCTCCTTGGAGCCGAAAAATATGGTGTCACCGATGAAGCTGCCGCAGCCGCTGATGAACACATTTTGATTCCTATGCTCGGAATGGTGCAGTCGTTAAATGTATCTGTGGCAAATGCCATTATTTTATACGAAGCTCAACGGCAACGAGAGCTAGCCGATATGTATGGAAAGCGAAGGATCCCTGACGATGATTATAAGCGCCTATGCTTTGAGTGGTTACACCCTCAAGTCATGCGGTTTTGTCAGAAACATAAAATACGCTATCCCGAGATAAATGAGTTTGGGGATATCGACGATCCTGAATGGCAAGCCTTAAGAAAGTCAGTTTAATTACTGGCTTTTTTTTTAAGGACTGTAATAAATTCATGTCGAGCAAGACATTAATAGTAAATTAGTTAGCAAGGTTAAACGTTTGGAAAATCTAACTCGAAATCATCATCTAGACTTTATCCGTGGCATTGCCGTATTGGGTATATTAATGATGAATATCCAGGCATTCTCGATGCCTCTGACCGCCTATGGTAACCCGACCAGTTATGGCGAGTTTTCTGACACCAATGTGTTAGCGTATTTATTCACTCACCTGCTTTTCGACCTTAAGTTTATGAGTATCTTTTCAACCTTGTTTGGCGTCGGTATAGCGATTTTTTGTGAGCGTGTTTCACAGCGAGAAGGCAGTGCTGGTCGCCGCCATTATCGACGCATGGGATGGTTGTTATTATTTGGACTCATCCATGCTTACTTCATTTGGTGGGGCGATATTCTAACGGCTTATGCGTTGGCCGGATGCCTTAGTTATTTAATGCTAAAGTCGACACAGAAAACCTTGTTAATCACTGCCGCGGGTTTGTTAGCGTTCTATTCGGCGTTTATGCTGTTGCAGGGATTAGTCATCCCTATTTTGCCAGAAGAGGAGGTTGCAAAAAGTATTCTACCCATGTGGCAGCCAACGGCAGAAGCTTTGGCTGAAGAATTAAATGCCTATCAAGGAACTTGGTACGAGTCGTTTGTTTTTAGAGTCGAGCAGACGCTAACGTTACAACCCTATTTGATTTTTTATTTACCGAGAATCATCGCCTTAAACTTAATTGGAATAGTGCTCTATCGCAGTGGCTTTTTTACGTTTGAGTGGCGAAAATCGACCTACCTGCTTTGGGCAATGGGTGGCATTGTCTGTGGTAGTTTGCTAACGGCGTTCGGTATTCAACAAAACTTTGCGCACAACTTTCATTGGTCATTTTCGATGGCTCATGGAATGCAGTTCAACTATTGGGGTAGCCTGTTCACCGCAATGGGATACTTGGCGTTATTCATGCTGATTTCTCAAACCTCTTCTGGGTTAGTCTCGCGTGGACTGCAAAGTGTTGGCCGTATGGCATTTACTAATTATATTTTGCAGTCTTTGCTGGCAACGACACTATTTTATGGCTTTGGTTTCGGATATTTTGGCCAAGTGGAACGACCGGAGCTCATTATGATTACTTTGGGAATTTGGTTAGTGATCGTCATTTTTTCGGTCATTTGGTTGCGAACATTTACTCAAGGCCCGTTAGAGCTTCTTTGGCGAAAATTAACCTATGGTGTTAGCTCGAAGCCGATGAACATCACTTAATATGAGCGATAGTTTAGAGGTATTGACTCAAATCATTCGACAAGGCGAGGCACTCGTAGACTGTCGAAGTCGGTCAGAATTTATTGAGCAACATTGCATGGGCAGCGTTAATATTCCTGCCTCAACGCTGTTTGATCGAATGCACGAGTTACCCGTAAAAAGTGCGACGATTCATCTCATTCTAGATCAATCGTCACAAGCGAGTGCGCTGCAGTTTTTTAACGAACGACATTTTAAAATCGGTCATCAATTTGATTGGTGCGCGTTAACCTCGTTGTCACATTTTATGGCCTCTAGTTTGCTCGAAACGGGAGCTGAAAACACTAAGTTTTGGCGGCCAGCACCTTTTATAGAGCAGGCTATTCAAAACCTAACGACCGAATGCGATTCTCAAAAGCAGATTCTTGATGTTGCTTGCGGAAGCGGTCGCGATGCCATTTATCTAGCGATGCTCGGTCATCAAGTTTATGGTGTCGATTATTCTGCAACCGCGCTGGCGCGAGCGCAACGCACAGCGGAGCATTACGAGACACAAGCTCACTGGGCCCAGCTGGATTTAGAAAAGGAATTAGCCAGTACTGGTCACATTCAACTGCCTAATGACTTTCCGGCAGCATTCGATCTCGTTATTGTCTGTCGTTATTTACACCGACCATTGTTGCCACTGATAAAAGGTTGGTTGAAGCCTGGAGGAGTAGTGGCTTATCAAACCTTTTTGGTAGGCTGCGAAAAGATTTCATCACCGAGAAACCCGAACTTTCTATTGGAACCCGGTGAATTAGCAAGCGTATTCAGTGACTTTACGATTAAGAGGAATGCGGTTGAGTGGCTTGCTGATGGTCGGCCGATGTCAGCATTTGTTGCACAAAAGCCTTACAATGTATAACTTGTGGTGATGTATAACTCGTGATGATGTAAAACTTGTGGTGATGTAAAACTTGTGGTGACGAAGGGCCAGCATGATAGAGTTACTTTGGTAAGTAACGGAGTCAATGTAATCATCTTTAATTAGCGGACTAAAACCAAAGTGCTAAGAAAAGTGGCAATTCAAAATCCAGATACTCAAAACATTTAAATACACAATGGGACTTAACACGATGAGCCTCCAGACTAAGTCAACGATCAAACAACGGTTTATTTTGACACCACTGCTATTGCTTCTGACCTCTATTGGATTGCATGCAGCTGAGGATGACGCAGAAAAAAATTCGAAACCGGCAAAAGATATTCAAGAACTGTCCAGTCGTATAGAAACAATTTTGAAAGAAACAAATACACCGGGTGCAGCGATATCTATTGTAGATAAGCAAGGTGAAAGACTGGTTGCCGGTTTTGGCGATGCAAATGTCGAAGAAGAAAGAAAAGCATCAGCTGAAACCTTATTCCGAATTGGTTCAGTCTCGAAGATGTTTGTTGCATTAGCGGCTTTACAGTTACAAGAAAAAGGACTGCTTGATTTAAATGCGAAGGTTAGCGATCTCGTTCCGGACGTTGAGTTTACTAATCCTTGGGAAGAGACCGATCCTGTTCGCGTTGTTCACCTGTTAGAGCACACTGCTGGATGGGATGACATTCATTTAACGGAATTTGCCAATAACGACCCAAGCCCACTGACTTTGAAGCAAGGGTTGGCGTTTCATCCACACTCCCGGGTCTCAAGATGGCGACCAGGTGAACGTATGTCCTATTCTAATTCAGGGCCTCCAGTGGTTGCTTACATTATTGAAAGTATTACGGGAGAGTCGTTTGAAGATTATGTGCAAAAAAATCTATTCGATGCTTTAGACATGAGCAGTGCAACCTATCGACAGCCACAAAATGAGTTTTTAACAGCAGCGCTGTACAGTGCAGGCAAACCAGTCGACTACTGGCACATATTGATGCGACCGTCAGGTGCCGTCAATGCTTCGGCGCGTGACATGGCAAAGTTGTTGAGTATGTTAATCCATCAGGGAGAGTTTAATGGCGAGCGTATTTTAAGCAAAGAGAGTCTTCGTCGGATGGAGCGACCAACCAGTTCCTTAGCCGTAAAAAGTGGCATGACGACGGGGTATGGTCTCGCTAATTATACGTCGTTGTTTAAGAACTTTGTCTTTCATGGTCACAATGGTGGAGTAGAAGGTGGCATTGCTGAACTTGCCTATGAGAATACCATTGGCGTTGGCTATTCAATCATTCTTAACAGCGACAAAGGTGAAACACTTAAGCAGATCAGTCAAGAAATTAAACGCTACATCACTTTCGGACATTCTGGACCAAAGCGACCAGAAACGACGAGTCTCGATGCCGAAACCGTACAGCGTTATGACGGTTATTATTTGCCAGTCAATCCGCGACAACAAGTGGCTTATTTTATGGATCCGTTAACCGGCACCGTGCGGTTCCAAGTTAGTACCGATAAAATTATCGTGAATGAGAACAGTGAAAAAGCTTACTTTCCTATCAATAATAAATTATTGCGACAACAAGAGCACAGTCGAGCAAGTATGGCTTTACTGGAAGATGACAGTGGACCTGTGATTCAACAAGGGACTCGATATTTTCAAAAGATTGCCTATTGGAAAGTGCTTTTGCTGAAATCGTTTTTTTGGTTATTCCTAGCCCTTATCGTGGCACATCTCATCTGGTTTTGGATCTGGCTCGTTCGCCGGTTGATGAAGTCTATTGCAGCAGGGCCTGCCACACGGATCAGAATACCGCCGTTTATCGCGGCACTTTCGGTTGTACTTTTTATGATTTTTATTATCGTTGCAGAAGGCAGTGGCGTATTGCAAACCTTGGGTAATCCGACCATGACGGCATGGTTACTGTGCGGGTCCACCCTTTTATTCGCTTTAGCCAGTGTTGCATCGGTTATCGCGTGCATTCGCTATTGGCAATATGACATTAATATCGTCACGCGTTACTTTTGTGCATTGTCCAGCTTCGTTTTTTTCGTCGCGACTGCGTACCTACTTTGGTTTGGCGTTATCGGACTGCGCACGTTTGCGTAATGATCAATTGATGATAGAGAACGAGATGTAAACCGATGGAGGTGTCGATACTTGAAGAGACTTTAGATTGGCTCGCTATTAATAAGCCTATCGATTCTTCAATACATAGCGAACAAGGTGTTGGCCTAATCGCAGAGCTTAAGCATCGGCTTAATTTGGAGTTCTTAGCACCCGTACATCGATTAGATAAAGTCACCTCGGGTGTCCTTCTTTTAGCGAAAAATAGTCAAGCTGCGGCACAATTGTCGCAGCAATTCGCCGATCGAGAGGTCAATAAAATTTACATAGCTTTAACTGAAGGGAAGCCGAATAAAAAACAAGGGTGTATTAAGGGCGATATGGAGCCTGCGAGAAATGGTAACTGGATGTTGACCCGCAAGTGTTCAAATCCGGCGATTACGTATTTTTATAGTCTGGGCTATCAACATGGTGTGCGCCTTGCTTTGCTGAAGCCTGTGACGGGTAAAACACATCAACTGAGAGTGGCGATGAAAAGTAATGGCGCACCAATTTTAGGAGATACTCGCTATGGCAAAAAAGACAATGCCAGCGATCGCTGCTATTTGCATCACTATTGTTTGACGTTTAACGATCATGGCCAACGCCATCAGATTAAGGCTCCGTTTCTCAGTGGCCGTTATTTTTTAGAGACTGAACTACACACTCTAATTGAAGAGCAGCTTGAAAAGGTAGGGTGGTAACCTTTACAAGGAAATCGGTACAAGGAAATCGGTACAAGGAAATCGTTACAAGGACATCGTTAAAAGGTCTTCATTAAAAGATCATCGTTGAACGATAATGGTTAAAAGCAGGGTAATCAAACTTCAGTCTGCGAATATTCAAACGTCGAGGAAATAAAATGAAAAGTCATTGTTTATATTTAATCGTCACTCTTGTTATTGCCTGCGGTGTATCTGCGTCGGACAATAAATTTAACACCGGACCTTTGATTAAACAGTATGGACCGAACGCAACGGTTGAAACGACTTTTAAATTTCCCGAAACAACAGGGTTCAAAGTCGCTTTTGATCTCGCTGATGCAGGACCCGATGACGACGTTAATCGACGAATCAATTCTCTCGCGCGCTTTCTTAATATGCATGTTCAAGCGGGCGTCAATCCAGACAATATTGAATTAGCTTTGGTTGTGCATGGTAAGGCTTTGCATGACTTATTGAATGACCAAGCGTCGAAAAATAAGCTTTCTCGTCGCAATCCAAACAAGCCTTTAATTGAGGAATTAATGAAGCATAATGTGTCGTTTATTGTATGCGGCCAATCGTCGACTTATTACGACATTGCGAATGATGAGTTTCTACCGGGTGTGAAAGTTGCTTTATCTGCAATGACCGCTCATGCTCTATTGCAACAACAAGGCTATACCCTGAATCCATTTTAAGGAGGACGAAATGCAGCGTCGAGAGTTTTTAACGTTAGTGTTAGGCAGTGCTGCGACGGGTTGTCTGGCATCATCGAATTGGCGCACTGCAGTTCCGCTACCCTTGGCGACTCAAGAAATCTATCCGGTTTTGCATGATGACTTATTAGTGGTCGCCGGAGGATTATCTCGTTCGAATGCTGGTGAACTAGTTATGTCAGATAAGGTTTTCGGCTTCCCATTCTTGGCAACGCAAGCCAAACCGGTTGAATGGATAGAGTTACCCAATTTACCGCAGCCGAGCCATCATGTTATGTTGCAGAGTCTCAACCAACGCCTATTTGCGCTAAGCGGATTTTCTGCGAACAACAGCGGGCAATGGTCAGCCAGCACTCGCGTTTTAGAGTTGCGAGGAAACGCATGGACATCATTAGCATCGATGCCTTTTCCATTGTGCGAAACGGTTTCTGCCATCCATCAAGGTCGCATTCATTTAGCAACGGGCCGACGTCCAACCGCCTTAAAAAATAGTCAGTGGAAAGATCATAACGACGTTGCTGAGCATTTAATCTTTGATGTTGCGAACAATGAATGGTCTGTTGGTACGGCAGCACCAACCGCGCGAAACAGTGCGGCGGCTGCAGTGGTCAATCATCATTGGCATATTATTGGTGGTCGTACGGTCGCTGGCGGCAATCTAGCAACGCATGAAGTGTATGACTTCGATTCGAAAAAATGGGACGTCCGAGCGCCATTACCTGACGCGCAAGGAGGTCTTGCCGCTGCCGCTGTGAATAACAATCTGTATGTCTTTGGTGGTGAATATTTTACTCAAGGTGGCGGAGTCTATTCTGCCGTTTGGTGCTATGACACAACGACCGATCGTTGGGAAAAAGTGAGTGAGATGCCGGTGCCTCGACATGGATTAGGGGCCATCGCGGTCGAAGATGAGATTTATGTTATTGCCGGCGCCGCCAAAGCAGGAGCAAATCAAACGAGTAAGCGAGTCAGTATTTTTAAACCCTAAAAATACTGAAAACATGGTTCTATTACCGTCATATGTCAACCAAGTTCGCCGAGTATCGTTAGCGAATACTAGAGATTCTGTAATCGATGGAGAATGTTAAATGTTTCTGTTTAATACGGTCGATGGTCGGCAGTATTTTGATGTTACTCGACTTTCACAGTTATTATGTTTGCCCTACCGTTCGGCGAAAAAGTGCAGCATAGGATTAGCACTAGGTTCTTTCTTTGCGCTTATGGTTGGGTGTAAAGACACCACTAAAGAGGATTTTATGCCATCTCAAAAAAGTGATTTTGTTAACCATACTTTTTCTGCTGCCTTGGCGTTTGAAGATAATTTTGGTCAAGTGGCGTCTAACTTTAATCAAGGTGAATCCTTTTATTTAATTTTTACTCTGACTAACCAATCGAGCAGCGATCAACAAATTGATTTTTCCAGTTCACAAAGACTTCGAGCGGTTGTTCAAAATGCGAATGAAGACATCGTGTATGATTTTGATAGCAGAGTTATGTACGCCCAAGTCTTGGGACGTGAATTACTCGCGCCAGGTGAACAACGCCGGTTTGTCGTATCTATGTCAACCAACGATTTCTCGGTTGGCGAGTTTACGGTGACGGCCGCAATAGCATTGTCGGATTTGAGTAATGATGAGTTGCTAGATAATGAAATAACTCAGTTTGAAAGTAGAAACACCTTTTCAGTTCAGTAGTGTTTGAGCATGGTAAGTCAAAGCTTACCATGCTCGATTATTGCTAAGGTTGTAATTTAAACTCTAACGTGTACTGCGCACCTTTCTTACCTTCTGGTTTAAATCGCCATTGTGTGAATGCCTTGGTCGCCTCTGCTTCAAAAGTGTTTGTCGGTTGCGCTTCAATTATTTCGATATTCTGCGGGGCGCCCGAGGCATCGATATCGAATTTAAATTTTACATAGCCTTCGACACCTTCCATTGCGGCCTGCCTCGGATAGAGTGGGTTAACGATCGAAGAAACGGTTGTCTCGCTTTCCACTTGAGACATTGCACTGATTGAGAGTGCAAATATTACTGACCCTAATAAGCTTAATAGTGGAAGTCCTTTGCTTTGTTTCATCATTTTGATGTTCATTATTCGCTCCTTGGTTAGCGAGGGTTGCGCACAATGTGCAGTGAG from Pleionea litopenaei includes:
- a CDS encoding DsrE family protein, giving the protein MKSHCLYLIVTLVIACGVSASDNKFNTGPLIKQYGPNATVETTFKFPETTGFKVAFDLADAGPDDDVNRRINSLARFLNMHVQAGVNPDNIELALVVHGKALHDLLNDQASKNKLSRRNPNKPLIEELMKHNVSFIVCGQSSTYYDIANDEFLPGVKVALSAMTAHALLQQQGYTLNPF
- a CDS encoding serine hydrolase, producing the protein MSLQTKSTIKQRFILTPLLLLLTSIGLHAAEDDAEKNSKPAKDIQELSSRIETILKETNTPGAAISIVDKQGERLVAGFGDANVEEERKASAETLFRIGSVSKMFVALAALQLQEKGLLDLNAKVSDLVPDVEFTNPWEETDPVRVVHLLEHTAGWDDIHLTEFANNDPSPLTLKQGLAFHPHSRVSRWRPGERMSYSNSGPPVVAYIIESITGESFEDYVQKNLFDALDMSSATYRQPQNEFLTAALYSAGKPVDYWHILMRPSGAVNASARDMAKLLSMLIHQGEFNGERILSKESLRRMERPTSSLAVKSGMTTGYGLANYTSLFKNFVFHGHNGGVEGGIAELAYENTIGVGYSIILNSDKGETLKQISQEIKRYITFGHSGPKRPETTSLDAETVQRYDGYYLPVNPRQQVAYFMDPLTGTVRFQVSTDKIIVNENSEKAYFPINNKLLRQQEHSRASMALLEDDSGPVIQQGTRYFQKIAYWKVLLLKSFFWLFLALIVAHLIWFWIWLVRRLMKSIAAGPATRIRIPPFIAALSVVLFMIFIIVAEGSGVLQTLGNPTMTAWLLCGSTLLFALASVASVIACIRYWQYDINIVTRYFCALSSFVFFVATAYLLWFGVIGLRTFA
- a CDS encoding pseudouridine synthase is translated as MEVSILEETLDWLAINKPIDSSIHSEQGVGLIAELKHRLNLEFLAPVHRLDKVTSGVLLLAKNSQAAAQLSQQFADREVNKIYIALTEGKPNKKQGCIKGDMEPARNGNWMLTRKCSNPAITYFYSLGYQHGVRLALLKPVTGKTHQLRVAMKSNGAPILGDTRYGKKDNASDRCYLHHYCLTFNDHGQRHQIKAPFLSGRYFLETELHTLIEEQLEKVGW
- the trmH gene encoding tRNA (guanosine(18)-2'-O)-methyltransferase TrmH, which codes for MKENRLARITQLLNDRQPDLTVLMDQVHKPHNLAAVVRTADAVGIGEVHAVKAEGRLNRCSGTAMGSDRWVKTHRYNTFSDAIDAVKGQSMQVLAAHFSDRAVDFRSIDYTKPTCILLGAEKYGVTDEAAAAADEHILIPMLGMVQSLNVSVANAIILYEAQRQRELADMYGKRRIPDDDYKRLCFEWLHPQVMRFCQKHKIRYPEINEFGDIDDPEWQALRKSV
- a CDS encoding methyltransferase domain-containing protein, with the protein product MSDSLEVLTQIIRQGEALVDCRSRSEFIEQHCMGSVNIPASTLFDRMHELPVKSATIHLILDQSSQASALQFFNERHFKIGHQFDWCALTSLSHFMASSLLETGAENTKFWRPAPFIEQAIQNLTTECDSQKQILDVACGSGRDAIYLAMLGHQVYGVDYSATALARAQRTAEHYETQAHWAQLDLEKELASTGHIQLPNDFPAAFDLVIVCRYLHRPLLPLIKGWLKPGGVVAYQTFLVGCEKISSPRNPNFLLEPGELASVFSDFTIKRNAVEWLADGRPMSAFVAQKPYNV
- a CDS encoding DUF418 domain-containing protein; the protein is MENLTRNHHLDFIRGIAVLGILMMNIQAFSMPLTAYGNPTSYGEFSDTNVLAYLFTHLLFDLKFMSIFSTLFGVGIAIFCERVSQREGSAGRRHYRRMGWLLLFGLIHAYFIWWGDILTAYALAGCLSYLMLKSTQKTLLITAAGLLAFYSAFMLLQGLVIPILPEEEVAKSILPMWQPTAEALAEELNAYQGTWYESFVFRVEQTLTLQPYLIFYLPRIIALNLIGIVLYRSGFFTFEWRKSTYLLWAMGGIVCGSLLTAFGIQQNFAHNFHWSFSMAHGMQFNYWGSLFTAMGYLALFMLISQTSSGLVSRGLQSVGRMAFTNYILQSLLATTLFYGFGFGYFGQVERPELIMITLGIWLVIVIFSVIWLRTFTQGPLELLWRKLTYGVSSKPMNIT